ataaactaatagataattgactaaataaacattctgtaaagtttcaataaaaatttccaagtttttcttacaatttccgtggtttttattcaatttttatcgatatcgataatatcccgatatttccaataaaatttccgtgttttttaACTACcaatattttcgatatcatcgatattttatacattGCTTAAAGCCTACGCGGTTAAGAGTATTTATCTCACGACCTGAGGAAAAGGTAAAGAAAACAGTGAATTCCAATTTTACATTGATGGGATTCTGGGCTATGATTTGCTGGTACGTATTGGTTTGGTTGGGCTGTAATCAACATTTCCCTATTTGGTTGGCTTTGCATACGCCACAGTTTAATATATCGTTGCAATTAAAAAGAGGAAATTGCATCAATggttctttaattttaatttaattaaagtaatggtccatcaactaaaaattcacgATCATTGATCCCTAAACTTTTCAAGACCTGCAATTATGATCATTTTCTTCAACTCCGATAGAACTTTTGTCAAAATGGGTCGTGCCACACACGAGGCTGGATCGAGAGACAAATATggaaaaccaaatgagaaaattaTAGAAAGGGTaactcaactttaacccaattggagaaatgatccctcaactttaatcaaattgtagcaatggtcattctaacataactcattttaacaaaattctaacgaaaataaccatagctgcacgttttgatgagtttatggaccaatggtaatggatatTTAGTTAAGGAACCTTTACTATAATTTtctcttaaaaattaaaaagttttaaagccataaaagttaaaaaaatcaaataaaaaataaaaagtaaatctcaagcaatttaaaattttggtatcTGTAGAAATATTGATATTCAAATTTGTAGAAATATTGACATTAGTTGTTTTTTATAGAAATGatggaaatttaaaatgaaactttgGGTATATCAAATCTTAGTTTAGACGAAATATAAGAGTTTTTCGATATTTAATAAATGTGTTAATAATATCGACGATATATATCAATTTTAACCTAAACCTGAAGAGTAACCGTCTCTAATTTTAAGGATGGACGGTACCAAAAAGAAGGTTTTTACATGAACGCCCGGCTTCTTAACTGGAAGGACTGAGAAGTGACAACACGCAGTCTAAGCAAACAGAAGAAGTAACCAGTTATGTtggagaaacaaaacaaaaacccgAACTCATAACGCGGTCTCTGATCCTTAGAATCTCCGAGTGTCGTCATCCCGTTAAGCAAACAATTTCTTGGAGAAGCAGAAGCAGCTTTCATTACTTTCCAGTTAAACAAcagattgattgattgattgatttctACAGATACTGATCACTGCAAAGATTGAGACTTCTCCAATGGAATCCATGGCAGAAGCAGACCCAGAACCGCCGCCGCCACCattcccaccaccaccaccaccgccaccactGTCCGACCTTATCCTCTCCCTAGAACAAGCAACCCTTATGGCCAAACAGCTCCCTTGCACCGCCGACCCCACTCACCTCCTCCACATCCATTCCTCCCTCCACCAAGCCCACCTGCacctctccaattttctctccacacacaaattgccccaGCCCCAGCGACAGAACTCCCTCTCCTCCGCCACCGGCAATGAGCCCATGCAAGTCGGCGATGGCGATGGCGACGATGATTGTGATGGCTTTGGAGAGGGGGATTCCAGGCCCACAATTGACATGGTTGAGGAGCAGATGAGGGATTGCTTCATCAAGAACAAGCGGCCCAAGAGGCGGCTTTCGCCTTCTGCGGCGGCCCTGGCGGAGGAGAGGCGGATGAACGGTGATGGGTTTGTGGGGAGTGTGAAGGGTTTTGATCCTCATGGCTCAAAGGAGAGGGCTTTGGAGCTTGTGTACCAGTTTCATGGCTGAGCTGGGTGGAAACAGAGCAAAAACAGGGGAAACTACAGAGGAGTTCTGTTGCGTTTTGCACTGCAATGAATCCGACGATTCACAAGGACATGAATACAGTGAGTTTTTTGTGGTTACTATTTGTTCTAATGTATGGTTTTGTTTATGTGATGGAATAGAAATGTATGATTGTGGACTCGATGGTTATGGATTTTCGTCGATTGATAGGAAAGTATCAGTAGTAATATGTTGAATGAGAAAATTGTTCTACTTGTCAATATCTctgcaaaaaaattaattggggGCAACCTTTTTACTGGGACTTATAACAAACACAACGACACGAGTGATaatatattttcttaatttcGTAATATTGCAGCATTATGCAGTGAACAAATCTTAATCACTGTCTAACCTTTGAACATAGTTTATCGGTCATATATGCTGCTTCTAACAAGTCTGCCgatgtttaatttttttcctagGAACACTTTGATGGAGTTTTTCCAGCTCCTTGTACGTATTGTTGCATTTGCGTTTGAGTGAAAAATGCTGCAATCCTTCAGCTCATGTGCTAGAACAGGCTATGCTCTCTATATTGTGATACTGTAAATGCAAATTGTGAAACTCCACAAGATCATCCCTGGATTGATCTTCTGGTCTTGACTGCTGATAAATCGCAACGTTGAGTTGGCAGAATATAATTGACCAACATTTTCCAACGCATTTTCAATCATCATGGGAGTGCATTGTACTGAACCGCAACATCTTAGATTTCCCATTAAATGCAGAGTGATATCATCTACACATAGGAAAGAATCCAAAGCATAACTCATGTGTTGTTGGAGAATGACTACTCTAATCCTCGTTACAGTGCGCTGGACACCAATAAGGTTGAGACTGCAGTAATTATGCCCCTTGCTTCATGGCAGGAACAAGTTTATCTTGACTTTTTGCCAagaaatttttgatatgttctGAAAAGCATGATCTTGAGTGTGGAAATCGAAACAACCATCGATCTGCAGCACAAGAAAAAATACATCAATCTACAGTACTCGTGGTAAATCAGTAATAGATTACAGTTTTGATGGAATTGTTCTGTTATGTTCTCAATGACTTTCTTCCCTGTAACTGAAGAATTGCATTCCTCTCTTTTTCTGTTACTTAAaagttaaaagaaagaaaaaccatACGCAATGCGGCAATGGTATCTCTTGTTCTTTCCCCCTCTCTTTATAAAGGTTTCAGCCTCCTTTCATACCCTTAGGGGGCAACAGTACAACCGATAAGCATATATCCTCTTTCCCAGCAATTGATATATCATTCTGGAACAAGGTAATCATCCCAGCCTTACTGTTTCTGTAACCTTCTTCCTTTGACTAATATGTGTATACACACTACTCTTATTACAGTTACGTTATTAGTCTGAATTTTGCATGCCAAGCCAGGTAACAATTTGTAAACTCGTGCCTTTTAATTTTGCATTTTTCACTGAAAAAAGGTAGTTTAGTGCCCAGAGCATATGTAGCCAGACCGGATGTAAAGGGTCAAGGTCTCTCAGTGCCTAGCACCATGTGGTTGTTCGCTAACTTGAACTATAACGGATTTATGTATTCTTTCGCCtttcaaaaaatttcatcaGGTAGAACAATTGTTTGGTTGAAAGACTGATTATATTTCTCCTTTTTTGATATAGTTTCACCTTGCAGTCAAGGTATGAAGTTCAAGCCTTTCGAATTAGAAGTTAACACTGGAACAGCTCCGCCCCAGTTCATGGACTGCAGGTTCAAGGGTTTTCTGACTCTACTGATTGAGGAGGGTGAGTAAAACTTGGATTCTTAGTGCTATATCGTTCTTCTTGTTTGCATCGGCAAAACTAATCAGATTCGAATTTTCATGTGTTACTACCTTACTATTGTTTAGTCTTGCATGATCATTAAAGTAAGTTGTCTTTTTAAATTATGAAAATTGGGTGTTCGTTGTTGCTTAATTAGTAATTCATCGTAACAGAAacttcaaaaacacaaaaacataatcCTGAATTATGTGTCTGGACTTCAATTTTTTAGCTCAAAAAGAGAGAGGATATTGGagaaatgacagggagaaatGACAACGAATGACCTTAGCCAAAAATCATAATAAGTTAGCATCTAAAACTTATTTCGACTTAAAAGTTACTTTGAAACGCAAACAAAGCGGGTTTTTGCTTTCTCAAATTTCCATATACATCACACTTTTAATGTACTTTGAAGTAATGAATTAAGCCATGGAAATGGTTTTTAGGGGGAGACTTGGTGCTAATGTTACTTACTAATTTACTATAATTGTGCATGTTCTATTAATACTAATGATTGTGGAAGCCGATGATCTTCTCTGCATTTCTCTTCACATCGTTCCCCAATTCTCTTTTCACTTGCTTCTAATTCTAGTGAGGACTGTATAGTTACAAGTATTATCCCTACATCGTTCATGATAGTTCGTCAAATTCCCCTCAAGATGAAAGAAAATTTTGGGTTACAGGTATGGTTTATTGGGTCATGATATTCCTGCATACTTGCAATCTCATCTTTTTGAAAATACCAGAGCAGATCCTGAGTTCTGGACCTGGTTAGCCACGGCGCATGCGCTGCGGAGAATGTTTCTGAGCGAAAATGAGGGAAGGAAGAAGATTATCATCATAGACATAACTGTGAACCATGTAGGTACCAAGAAGATGGTGGATAAGAAATCAATTGAAACCCAACTCATGTTCGATACGCTGATGATGGCCACTATTGCCGGCAAAGAGCATAGCAAATCAGAATTGGTTGTTGGGTTCACTCACTATAACATCACTCAATACGCTTGGTTTGAAGTCTCTTATCGATGTTTATCTCTGAAAAATAAGATGGTTTATCATCTCGAGTCGACTCACAGAACGTAAACGTGATATATGGCGTCTACATGGTACATGAAGGATTAAGCTGGCAACAGAAAGCAGCAGGGGCGCACAATAAGATCAACTATGAATCGACGGTTGATGCTTCCCTTGTGGTTGCAAGATTTGGGTGATTCAATGAATGTAAAACTTTGTTTACTCATTTACCCTCAAAAGTTAGCACCACATGGATCAACATCAACCTTAATATTTCTAGCATTAGTCTCTTACTACTTACCCGGCACTCCGACTTTTGGGATGCTTGAATGAGTGAAGAGGAGTCTCCCTGCCAAAGGCTTTCTATCCGATCTTCCGAACCAGACTTCCCTAATCTTGAATGATTTCCATAAACTTCATTTGATATGATCCTCTTACTGTATCCTACCACAAAAACAAAGACATAACAAATAACATACAATTTGGtaaccttaaaaaaaaagaatacacAAATTTATGACTCCGTTGGATCATATTACACCTTAAACAATGCATTAATCATTATGAACCTTGTCATATGGTTCATGGGCAAAAAATGATGCTTTGGCCTACAGCTACGTCCCCTTAAAACTATTTTAACCCCGCTTGCATAAATGGGGAAACTATACTTCAGGGAGAGCACAAATCTTATTGTTTCGTGATCAAATTGTGCAACTTCACAAAATCATCCGTGGATAGCTCCTCTGGTCTTGActggaaatgaaaaaaaataagaatacGAATGAAGTTAGTAGAATAGATTCTGAGGC
This region of Malus domestica chromosome 07, GDT2T_hap1 genomic DNA includes:
- the LOC103439142 gene encoding uncharacterized protein, giving the protein MESMAEADPEPPPPPFPPPPPPPPLSDLILSLEQATLMAKQLPCTADPTHLLHIHSSLHQAHLHLSNFLSTHKLPQPQRQNSLSSATGNEPMQVGDGDGDDDCDGFGEGDSRPTIDMVEEQMRDCFIKNKRPKRRLSPSAAALAEERRMNGDGFVGSVKGFDPHGSKERALELVYQFHG
- the LOC139187670 gene encoding uncharacterized protein, whose translation is MKFKPFELEVNTGTAPPQFMDCRFKGFLTLLIEEDPEFWTWLATAHALRRMFLSENEGRKKIIIIDITVNHVGTKKMVDKKSIETQLMFDTLMMATIAGKEHSKSELVVGFTHYNITQYAWFEVSYRCLSLKNKMVYHLESTHRT